A window of Patescibacteria group bacterium contains these coding sequences:
- a CDS encoding S1 RNA-binding domain-containing protein, with the protein MKNTKQLKTLDNLVSEKVKETEIEQKKEQDALMEQLENQVVPKPSDTLVGKVIEMSKNAVYIDLGQYGIGVVRGKELWESLDVYGELNVGDEVEATILEMENEENILELTFRKATKKEVWDELNEKRDKREIITVKIQSANKGGLLTTLFGIPAFMPVSQLTPEHYPRVEGGDQDKILSKLQSFIGKKMKIQIVTADPKDEKLIISEKEAAFTKQKEKIGNVKVGDVVEGEVSGIVDFGIFVKFDGLEGLVHISELSWQRVDDPANLVKIGDKIKAEIIGIEDSKITLSIKKLQKDPWIEAVKKYKVGQKVMGIVKEVKPFGIFIQLDKDIHGLVHVSELPFNIADSKKELPMGTEREFRILSIEPGEHRLGLTLKLDETKDVKKEEEPEKKADKKKKTEEKKK; encoded by the coding sequence ATGAAAAACACTAAACAATTAAAGACACTTGACAATCTTGTCAGTGAAAAAGTCAAAGAGACAGAGATCGAACAAAAAAAAGAGCAGGATGCTCTTATGGAACAATTAGAAAATCAGGTAGTCCCAAAGCCTTCCGATACTTTGGTTGGCAAAGTTATCGAAATGTCAAAAAACGCTGTTTACATTGACTTAGGTCAATATGGTATTGGCGTTGTACGTGGCAAAGAACTTTGGGAAAGCTTGGATGTTTATGGCGAATTAAATGTTGGCGATGAAGTTGAAGCAACAATTTTGGAAATGGAAAATGAAGAAAATATTCTAGAATTAACATTCAGAAAAGCAACAAAGAAAGAAGTTTGGGATGAATTAAATGAAAAAAGAGATAAAAGAGAAATCATTACTGTTAAAATTCAAAGCGCAAATAAAGGCGGATTATTAACAACATTATTTGGAATTCCTGCTTTTATGCCTGTTTCTCAATTAACTCCAGAGCATTATCCTAGGGTTGAAGGCGGAGATCAAGATAAAATTTTATCTAAATTGCAATCTTTCATTGGAAAGAAAATGAAGATTCAAATTGTTACAGCTGATCCAAAAGATGAAAAATTAATTATATCTGAAAAAGAAGCAGCATTCACAAAGCAAAAAGAAAAAATTGGCAATGTGAAAGTTGGCGATGTTGTAGAAGGCGAAGTTTCTGGAATTGTTGATTTCGGTATCTTTGTAAAATTTGATGGTCTTGAAGGATTAGTTCATATTTCTGAATTATCTTGGCAAAGAGTTGATGATCCAGCAAATTTAGTTAAGATTGGTGATAAGATTAAAGCTGAAATCATCGGAATTGAAGATTCAAAAATTACATTATCTATCAAGAAATTACAAAAAGATCCTTGGATTGAAGCTGTTAAGAAATATAAAGTAGGACAGAAGGTTATGGGAATTGTCAAAGAAGTTAAGCCATTCGGTATTTTCATTCAACTTGATAAAGATATTCATGGATTAGTCCATGTTTCTGAACTTCCATTCAATATTGCTGATTCTAAAAAAGAATTACCAATGGGTACAGAGCGAGAATTCAGAATCTTATCAATTGAACCAGGAGAACACCGTTTGGGATTAACGCTAAAGCTTGATGAAACGAAAGACGTGAAGAAAGAGGAAGAACCTGAAAAAAAGGCTGACAAGAAAAAAAAGACTGAAGAGAAGAAAAAATAA
- a CDS encoding MBL fold metallo-hydrolase yields MNIQWYGQSCFKIVSKELTIFTDPYDKETGLRPARTHADIVTVSHNHHDHNNVAELKDNPFVINTPGEYEIKSVFVKGISSFHDAKNGAERGENTIYTITVEDITICHLGDLGTELSEKQIDRIGEVDILMIPVGEKYTISVEEATKIINQIEPRVIMPMHYALPSQKTDMSKVDKFLKEMGAKKQTLEKYVIKKKDLAPDQSDVIVFKNLG; encoded by the coding sequence ATGAATATCCAATGGTATGGACAATCTTGTTTTAAAATTGTCAGCAAAGAATTAACAATTTTCACCGATCCTTATGATAAGGAAACAGGCTTAAGACCAGCTCGAACTCATGCTGATATTGTTACTGTTAGCCACAATCATCATGACCACAATAATGTCGCTGAATTAAAAGACAATCCTTTTGTTATCAATACTCCTGGTGAATATGAGATCAAATCTGTCTTTGTCAAAGGCATCTCATCATTTCATGATGCAAAAAATGGTGCTGAACGTGGTGAAAACACAATTTACACAATTACAGTAGAAGATATTACAATTTGCCATCTTGGTGATTTAGGAACAGAATTATCAGAAAAACAAATAGATCGAATTGGCGAGGTTGATATTCTTATGATTCCAGTTGGCGAAAAATATACAATTTCAGTTGAGGAAGCAACAAAAATTATCAATCAAATTGAGCCAAGAGTAATTATGCCAATGCATTATGCCCTACCTAGTCAGAAAACTGATATGTCAAAAGTAGACAAATTCTTAAAAGAAATGGGCGCAAAAAAACAAACTCTTGAAAAATACGTTATTAAAAAGAAAGATCTAGCTCCTGACCAATCAGACGTTATTGTCTTCAAAAATTTAGGATAA
- the gyrA gene encoding DNA gyrase subunit A codes for MEIGLIRDRKIIDEMQESYLDYAMSVIVSRALPDVRDGLKPVHRRILYAMWDIGLRANAKFRKSATVVGEVLGKYHPHGDTAVYDSLVRLAQEFSMRDPLVNGQGNFGSVDGDSAAAMRYTECKLTKIAEEMLFDIDKETVNFIDNYDGSHKEPQILPAKLPNTLINGTMGIAVGMATNIPPHNLIEIADAINCLIENKDAGIEDLMQFVKGPDFPTGGVIFNKKEILQVYATGKGGIVMRGVADIEETKKGAFRIIITAIPYQVNKATLIEKIADLVKNKKIDGIRDIRDESNKDGIRVVIELKKEAFPKKVLNRLYSLTQLQEKFHVNMLALVDGIKPMVLNLKMMLEEYIKHRVEIVTRRAQYDLRKAKEREHILEGLSTALDHIDEIIRIIKKSPSREVAHQNLMKRFKFSDLQTEAILEMRLSQLAALERIKIEDELKEKRRIIKELEELLGSRKKILGVVKTEVAELKEKYGTERNTKVIAGGMEEFKPEDLIPKEDIVISLTRGGYIKSLPEATYHAQKRGGKGVMGMATKEEDVVDHFFMTDTHADILFFTNSGKVFQLKAYEIPKATRQAKGQSIVNFLQLSSEEKVTALISLDKTIVAKYLVMVTKQGVIKKVTIEDFNNVRRSGLIAIKIKPGDELEWVKLTTGSDQVVLITQKGQSIRFKEKDVRAMGRTASGVRGMKLKNGDLIVSMDVISEKVNKDQKMFVITEKGYGKTTKVSAYKIQGRGGSGVKTAKITSKNGPIVAAGAIDHTIEELIIISSKGAVIRISADAVPEHGRATQGVRVMRLEAGDKVASVAYIKV; via the coding sequence ATGGAAATAGGTTTAATTAGAGATCGCAAAATTATCGACGAAATGCAGGAATCATATCTTGATTATGCAATGTCAGTTATCGTTTCACGTGCTTTGCCTGATGTTCGTGATGGTTTAAAACCAGTTCATCGCCGTATTTTATACGCGATGTGGGATATTGGTTTGCGTGCAAATGCAAAATTTAGAAAATCTGCGACAGTCGTCGGTGAAGTTTTGGGTAAATATCATCCTCATGGCGATACAGCTGTTTATGATTCCTTAGTTCGCTTGGCTCAAGAATTCTCAATGCGAGATCCTCTTGTCAACGGTCAAGGTAACTTTGGTTCAGTTGATGGCGATTCAGCAGCTGCGATGCGTTATACAGAATGTAAATTAACAAAAATAGCTGAAGAAATGCTATTTGATATTGATAAAGAAACAGTAAATTTTATTGACAATTATGATGGCTCGCATAAAGAGCCTCAGATTTTGCCAGCCAAGTTACCAAATACTTTAATCAATGGCACAATGGGTATTGCAGTTGGCATGGCAACAAACATCCCTCCTCATAATTTAATTGAAATTGCTGATGCTATTAATTGTTTAATTGAAAATAAAGATGCTGGAATTGAAGATTTGATGCAATTTGTCAAAGGTCCAGATTTTCCAACTGGCGGAGTAATCTTTAATAAAAAAGAAATTCTACAAGTTTATGCAACAGGCAAAGGTGGAATCGTCATGCGAGGCGTTGCCGATATTGAAGAAACAAAAAAGGGCGCATTTAGAATCATAATTACTGCAATTCCTTATCAAGTTAATAAAGCAACATTAATTGAAAAAATTGCTGATCTAGTCAAGAACAAAAAAATTGATGGCATTAGAGATATTCGCGATGAATCTAATAAAGATGGAATCAGAGTCGTTATCGAATTAAAAAAAGAAGCATTTCCAAAGAAAGTTTTAAACAGATTATATAGCCTTACACAATTACAGGAGAAATTTCATGTTAACATGCTTGCTCTAGTTGATGGAATTAAGCCAATGGTTCTGAATTTAAAAATGATGCTTGAAGAATATATTAAGCATCGAGTCGAAATTGTAACAAGACGTGCTCAATATGATTTGCGAAAAGCAAAAGAACGAGAACACATTTTGGAAGGCTTAAGCACTGCATTAGATCATATTGATGAGATCATCAGAATAATCAAAAAATCACCAAGCCGAGAAGTTGCTCACCAGAACTTAATGAAACGCTTCAAGTTCAGTGATCTGCAAACCGAAGCAATTCTTGAAATGAGATTATCGCAACTAGCTGCTTTGGAAAGAATCAAAATAGAAGATGAATTAAAAGAAAAAAGAAGAATAATCAAAGAATTGGAAGAATTATTAGGAAGCAGAAAAAAAATCTTAGGCGTTGTCAAAACAGAAGTTGCTGAATTGAAAGAAAAATATGGAACAGAAAGAAATACAAAAGTCATTGCCGGCGGTATGGAAGAATTCAAGCCAGAAGATTTAATTCCAAAAGAAGACATTGTTATTAGTCTAACTCGAGGCGGTTATATCAAGAGTTTGCCAGAAGCAACCTATCATGCGCAAAAGCGTGGCGGTAAAGGAGTTATGGGCATGGCAACTAAAGAAGAAGACGTCGTAGATCACTTCTTTATGACTGATACTCACGCTGATATCCTCTTCTTTACAAATTCAGGCAAGGTCTTTCAATTAAAGGCATATGAAATTCCAAAAGCAACAAGACAAGCCAAAGGCCAATCAATTGTGAACTTTTTACAATTATCATCAGAGGAAAAAGTAACAGCCTTAATTTCACTTGATAAGACAATAGTTGCAAAATACTTAGTCATGGTAACAAAGCAAGGCGTTATTAAAAAAGTAACTATCGAAGATTTCAATAATGTCAGACGTTCAGGATTAATAGCGATCAAGATTAAGCCAGGTGATGAACTAGAATGGGTTAAGCTCACAACTGGTTCTGATCAAGTCGTTCTTATCACTCAAAAAGGCCAATCAATCAGATTCAAAGAAAAAGATGTTCGTGCTATGGGTCGTACAGCTTCTGGTGTTCGCGGAATGAAATTAAAAAATGGCGATTTGATAGTCAGTATGGATGTCATTTCTGAAAAAGTTAATAAAGATCAAAAGATGTTCGTTATTACAGAAAAAGGTTACGGCAAAACAACAAAAGTCAGTGCCTACAAAATTCAAGGACGTGGCGGAAGCGGAGTCAAGACAGCAAAAATCACTTCCAAGAATGGACCAATTGTTGCTGCAGGAGCTATTGATCATACTATTGAAGAATTAATTATTATCTCTTCAAAAGGCGCAGTCATCAGAATTTCTGCTGATGCAGTTCCAGAACATGGCCGAGCAACACAAGGCGTTCGCGTCATGCGCTTAGAGGCCGGCGACAAAGTTGCCAGCGTTGCGTATATAAAAGTTTAA
- a CDS encoding RNA methyltransferase: MKNDSFILVLDNVRSRFNVGSIFRTADGAGIDKIYLCGITPAPPHSKIAKVALGAEKFVPFESVKITWRILKKLKESGYNIVALEQTKKSINYFEYKPKFPVALVLGNEVTGLSKDILKYCDEFIEIPMKGKKESLNVSVACGIVAYEISMNRS; encoded by the coding sequence ATGAAAAATGACAGTTTTATTTTAGTTCTTGATAATGTAAGAAGTAGATTCAATGTTGGATCTATATTTAGAACTGCTGATGGAGCAGGAATAGACAAAATCTATTTATGCGGAATTACACCTGCACCACCTCATTCTAAAATTGCAAAGGTTGCATTAGGTGCTGAAAAGTTTGTACCGTTTGAAAGTGTTAAAATAACTTGGCGGATCTTGAAAAAACTTAAAGAAAGTGGTTATAATATAGTAGCTCTTGAACAAACTAAAAAAAGTATTAATTATTTTGAATATAAACCCAAATTTCCAGTTGCATTAGTATTAGGCAATGAAGTAACAGGTTTATCAAAAGATATTTTAAAATATTGTGATGAATTTATAGAGATTCCGATGAAAGGTAAAAAAGAATCTTTGAATGTTTCTGTTGCATGTGGGATTGTGGCTTACGAGATCAGTATGAATAGAAGCTGA
- a CDS encoding NUDIX domain-containing protein encodes MKNIDFDKIGLLVVLNDKILFCRKKDYTSKLILPGGKIEAGEDDITCLRREIKEELGSDNKIVGDPSYIGTYIDKAASDDESENKIVRIKLYQGNIAHEARPTSEIKEIVWFTQGSDRNELSPIIKNKIFPDLIKRGILKWKM; translated from the coding sequence ATGAAAAATATCGATTTCGACAAAATAGGTTTATTAGTTGTGCTTAATGATAAAATTTTATTTTGTCGCAAGAAAGATTATACTTCTAAATTAATTTTGCCTGGAGGTAAAATTGAAGCAGGCGAGGATGATATAACTTGTTTAAGACGCGAAATTAAAGAAGAGCTCGGATCTGATAATAAAATAGTTGGTGACCCATCTTATATCGGAACATATATTGATAAAGCTGCTTCTGATGACGAATCAGAAAATAAAATTGTTAGAATTAAATTATACCAAGGAAATATAGCTCACGAAGCAAGACCGACGAGTGAAATTAAAGAAATTGTCTGGTTTACTCAAGGAAGTGACAGGAATGAATTATCACCAATTATTAAGAATAAGATTTTTCCAGATTTAATTAAGCGAGGAATTTTGAAATGGAAGATGTAG
- a CDS encoding AAA family ATPase: protein MKITVSGLPGSGTTTLCKNLNKVLSFDYIYAGKIFREMAEKRGLSVEEFNKQIENDPSIDTNLDRQVMNFADSHENCIVEGRLSGWFAHREQNNDFVKIWVTAPIDIRLERIAHRENETLDVTSKKVEMREKSEAKRYKSIYGIDISNLSIYDLVVETSDKEPGETLEFVLSELEKRGLEISTENK from the coding sequence ATGAAAATAACGGTTAGCGGTCTACCTGGTAGCGGTACAACAACATTATGCAAAAATTTAAACAAAGTTTTGAGCTTTGATTATATTTATGCTGGCAAAATTTTTCGAGAAATGGCTGAAAAAAGAGGATTAAGCGTAGAAGAATTTAATAAGCAAATCGAAAATGACCCATCGATTGATACTAATTTAGATCGACAAGTAATGAATTTTGCTGATTCTCATGAGAATTGCATTGTCGAAGGAAGATTGTCTGGCTGGTTTGCACATCGCGAACAGAATAATGATTTTGTAAAGATATGGGTGACTGCTCCAATTGATATTAGATTAGAGAGAATTGCTCATCGCGAAAATGAAACATTAGATGTAACTTCAAAAAAAGTAGAGATGCGAGAAAAGAGCGAAGCAAAACGATATAAATCGATATATGGCATTGACATTTCTAATCTTTCCATATATGATTTAGTAGTTGAGACAAGTGATAAAGAGCCAGGCGAGACGCTTGAATTTGTGTTAAGTGAATTAGAAAAACGAGGTCTTGAAATATCTACTGAAAATAAGTAA
- a CDS encoding RNA pseudouridine synthase has translation MQFDLKKHIVFEDNDVLIINKPAGLVVHPDNTYKDNTLSDFVVENYPEIKNVGQSLRPGIVHRLDKDTSGLIIVAKNKSAYDYLIDIFKNRQIEKKYFALVYGIMKEKKGIIVYSLEKKGKVRARLSKTSKPAVTRYEVIKEFGDKFSLLDVKIETGRTHQIRVHLAKIGHPIVGDQEYRFRKLDPTKLKRQFLHAHYLKFKLPSGENKTFEIELSDDLQIFLNELTKFNI, from the coding sequence ATGCAATTTGATCTAAAAAAACATATTGTTTTTGAAGATAATGATGTTTTGATTATTAATAAACCTGCTGGGCTAGTTGTTCATCCTGACAATACATATAAAGATAATACTTTGTCTGATTTTGTTGTTGAAAATTATCCAGAAATTAAAAATGTTGGACAGTCTTTAAGACCTGGAATTGTACATAGATTGGATAAAGATACTTCAGGATTGATAATTGTGGCTAAAAACAAATCGGCTTATGATTATTTAATTGATATTTTTAAGAATAGGCAAATTGAAAAGAAATATTTTGCATTAGTTTATGGTATAATGAAAGAAAAGAAAGGAATTATTGTCTATTCTCTTGAAAAAAAAGGTAAGGTAAGAGCTAGACTATCTAAAACTAGCAAACCTGCTGTAACTCGATATGAAGTTATTAAAGAATTTGGTGATAAATTTTCTTTACTAGATGTTAAAATAGAAACTGGAAGAACTCATCAAATCAGAGTCCATTTGGCTAAGATTGGACATCCAATTGTTGGAGACCAAGAATATCGGTTTAGAAAATTAGATCCAACTAAATTAAAAAGACAGTTCTTGCATGCGCATTATCTAAAATTCAAATTGCCAAGCGGTGAAAATAAGACTTTCGAAATTGAGCTGTCAGATGATTTGCAAATATTCTTAAATGAATTAACGAAGTTTAATATCTAA
- a CDS encoding putative metal-binding motif-containing protein: MRQQRLCVLLMLVSVCGCFDATNDDNQDLNTISKPMNEVYNYCGNDQDGDGFTPETGDCNDNNSSIKPGAEEICGDLIDNNCDQIVDYADFDGDSYDDCTVDCDPRNSDVYPGALELCDYKDNDCDDAVDEDYVMLNQPCLVGIGACESAGFYICSGSKDTMKCDAVEGLPSEEVCDNVDNDCDGVTDQMTMPCGISEGECNPGINTCTNGNWNCEGEVSPVAEACDGKDNDCDGSTDEDFVNLNQTCERGVGVCFNQGVYICTADGSGLECNAAVIDGTDEICDGKDNDCDGLVDDDFIGLGAECFVGDGNCVSVGTFMCNADGQMVCNAVLNSGTPEICDGIDNNCDGKTDEDFIGLGDPCMVGVGECATLGEMICNPDQLSPNKTYCNAVPMNPVPETCDALDNDCDGETDEEACVNADDVDSDSYPDAVDCDDNNDQIHPQAIEFPDGIDNDCDGVTDEHVIAQMTHGLDVFADASNIYLMGDEAVNWPGVYFWTEEYAFDPVSNEYYLRDYVHGQYDEALKMMTYPLPTTMAYVYFNFSSTLGNWMLLTPDVASPTPGLDVSLHDDPNGYSLQVAR; encoded by the coding sequence ATGAGACAGCAGAGATTGTGTGTATTGTTGATGTTGGTTTCTGTTTGTGGATGTTTCGATGCAACCAATGATGACAATCAGGATCTGAACACGATTTCAAAGCCGATGAATGAAGTTTACAATTACTGTGGAAACGATCAGGATGGCGATGGATTCACTCCTGAAACAGGCGATTGCAATGACAATAATTCGTCGATCAAGCCTGGAGCTGAAGAAATCTGTGGTGATTTGATTGACAACAACTGCGATCAGATTGTGGACTATGCTGATTTCGATGGCGATTCCTATGACGATTGCACTGTTGACTGCGATCCTCGCAATTCCGATGTCTATCCTGGTGCTCTTGAGCTCTGCGATTACAAGGACAACGATTGCGATGATGCAGTTGATGAAGATTACGTGATGCTGAATCAGCCTTGCCTTGTTGGTATCGGTGCTTGTGAATCTGCTGGATTCTATATCTGCAGCGGAAGCAAGGACACGATGAAGTGCGATGCTGTTGAAGGTTTGCCTTCTGAAGAAGTCTGTGACAATGTCGACAACGATTGCGATGGCGTCACTGATCAGATGACGATGCCTTGTGGGATTTCGGAAGGTGAATGCAATCCTGGTATCAACACTTGCACGAATGGCAACTGGAATTGTGAAGGTGAGGTTTCGCCAGTTGCAGAAGCTTGTGATGGCAAGGACAATGACTGCGATGGATCGACTGACGAGGACTTCGTGAATCTGAATCAGACATGTGAACGCGGAGTTGGCGTTTGTTTCAACCAGGGCGTGTATATCTGCACTGCGGATGGCTCTGGTCTGGAATGCAATGCTGCCGTGATCGATGGAACTGATGAGATCTGCGATGGCAAGGACAATGACTGCGATGGTTTGGTGGACGATGATTTCATTGGCTTGGGTGCAGAATGCTTCGTTGGCGATGGCAATTGCGTTTCGGTTGGAACATTCATGTGCAATGCTGATGGCCAGATGGTCTGCAATGCTGTTCTGAACTCTGGAACTCCGGAGATCTGCGACGGCATTGACAATAACTGCGATGGCAAGACTGACGAAGACTTCATTGGACTTGGCGATCCTTGCATGGTTGGGGTTGGCGAATGCGCAACTCTTGGCGAGATGATCTGTAATCCGGACCAGCTTTCGCCGAACAAGACCTATTGCAATGCTGTGCCGATGAATCCGGTTCCGGAAACTTGCGATGCATTGGACAACGACTGCGATGGTGAGACTGATGAAGAAGCATGCGTCAATGCAGACGATGTTGATTCTGATAGTTATCCGGATGCAGTTGATTGCGATGACAACAACGATCAGATTCATCCGCAGGCGATCGAATTTCCTGACGGAATCGACAACGACTGCGATGGTGTGACTGACGAACATGTGATCGCTCAGATGACACATGGTCTGGATGTCTTCGCTGACGCTTCCAACATCTATCTGATGGGTGATGAAGCAGTGAATTGGCCTGGAGTTTATTTCTGGACTGAAGAGTATGCTTTCGATCCTGTCAGCAACGAATACTATCTGCGTGATTACGTGCATGGTCAGTATGACGAAGCATTGAAGATGATGACCTATCCGTTGCCGACAACGATGGCATATGTCTACTTCAATTTCTCGAGCACGCTTGGCAACTGGATGTTGTTGACGCCTGATGTTGCAAGTCCTACTCCTGGACTTGATGTCAGTCTTCATGATGATCCGAATGGATACAGCTTGCAGGTTGCACGCTGA